The following are encoded in a window of Parambassis ranga chromosome 15, fParRan2.1, whole genome shotgun sequence genomic DNA:
- the phactr2 gene encoding phosphatase and actin regulator 2 isoform X1, whose translation MGQTAVSAVSQSASVDGLEKSSSLASCDVVVDSTSNTQNAPASRQQRGKLSSLGKLFKPWKWRKKKTSDRFQDLTTVLERKISTRQTREELIRKGVLIPDQDETVSSGNLNGHATSSLSSEEVKVDIESSETSLKEQATAPGSTDDKTEKSDTKPVARTNQVRPRDVQAKKQSATLPTSSKSAGGSTATTRHKDGTLGAKKTAKPTVKGGSSSQAKANPRNTNTTSRAIAKSSHPKKTGCTTKANPTSTTTPRSRTSKESSAAAETNGTDTRINRKSDTPTSSSLPQKASTETPSQSGELKPSLLSSDTKPLSSKASGNETEGTQAASQPGSESKSAPNAPGEDTPEATVQSPHINTATEDTSFTNGEMGSGSQGEKQGRTEGKGEDRRKKGETEGVVENSPRTTEGQSEKPQGLSVKTEQAEVTVIPDRPRDSQTSDSDSDGPILYRDEDEEEEEDDEYSNSSLAIKIRRRDTLNIKLGNRPSKKELEEKNILPRSSETERHELRQQIGSKLVRRLSQRPTTEELEQRNILKQKNEAEEQEAKQEIKRRLSRKLSVRPTVAELIARRILRFNEYVEVTDAKDYDRRADKPWTRLTPADKAAIRKELNEFKSREMEVHEDSKQFTRFHRP comes from the exons ATGGGTCAGACCGCCGTGTCCGCCGTATCTCAGTCTGCGagcg TTGATGGACTGGAGAAATCATCATCTCTGGCCAGCTGTGATGTGGTGGTGGACAGCACCAGCAATACCCAGAATGCCCCTGCATCACGGCAGCAGCGAGGCAAGCTGTCATCACTGGGGAAATTGTTCAAACCCTGgaagtggaggaagaagaagaccaGCGACAGATTCCAGGATCTTACCACAG TTCTGGAGAGAAAAATTTCCACCAGACAAACAAGGGAGGAGCTCATCAGGAAAGGAGTTCTCATCCCTGACCAAG ATGAAACAGTTAGCAGTGGAAATCTGAATGGCCATGCCACATCCAGTTTGTCATCAGAAGAGGTAAAAGTCGACATTGAGTCTTCAGAAACCTCGTTGAAGGAGCAGGCCACAGCGCCAGGCAGCACCGATGACAAAACAG AGAAGAGTGATACTAAACCCGTTGCTCGGACAAACCAGGTTCGACCTCGAGATGTTCAAGCTAAAAAACAAAGTGCCACTCTCCCCACCTCTTCTAAATCTGCTGGTGGCAGCACAGCCACAACAAGGCACAAAGATGGTACTTTGGGGGCTAAAAAGACAGCTAAACCCACAGTCAAGGGTGGTTCATCCTCTCAAGCTAAAGCTAACCCACGGAACACTAACACCACTAGTCGTGCGATTG CCAAATCCTCTCATCCAAAAAAAACGGGATGCACAACAAAAGCCaaccccacctccaccaccacaccTCGGTCTCGCACATCTAAAGAaagcagtgctgcagcagagactAATGGGACAGACACAAGGATCAACCGCAAATCAGACActcccacctcttcctccttaccTCAGAAAGCCTCCACAGAGACTCCTAGCCAGTCAGGGGAGTTAAAgccctctctcctgtcctcaGACACCAAGCCTCTGTCATCTAAAGCCTCGGGCAATGAGACAGAGGGTACTCAGGCTGCTTCTCAACCTGGTTCAGAGTCGAAATCAGCTCCAAATGCCCCAGGTGAGGACACTCCTGAAGCCACAGTCCAGTCTCCGCATATCAACACTGCTACAGAGGACACCTCCTTCACAAATGGAGAGATGGGCAGTGGCTCACAGGGGGAGAAACAGGGAAGGACAGAAGGAAAGGGAGAAgatagaagaaagaaaggagaaacGGAGGGTGTTGTCGAGAACAGCCCAAG GACCACAGAGGGCCAATCAGAAAAACCACAGGGCCTCAGTGTGAAAACAGAGCAGGCTGAGGTGACAGTGATCCCAGACAGGCCAAGAGACAGCCAAACCAGTGACTCTGACTCGGACGGACCAATTCTGTATCGAGacgaggatgaagaggaggaggaggacgacgaaTACTCCAACA GCTCTCTGGCCATCAAAATCCGCCGACGAGACACCCTGAACATTAAGCTGGGGAATCGACCAAGCAagaaagagctggaggagaaaaACATTCTGCCACGGAGCTCTGAGACAGAAAGACATGAGCTACGCCAGCAGATAGGCAGCAAACTAGTCAG gCGTCTGAGCCAAAGACCCACCACAGAGGAGCTGGAACAGAGAAACATCCTCAAGC AAAAGAATGAAGCTGAGGAGCAAGAAGCCAAGCAAGAGATTAAAAGAAGGCTCTCGAGAAAG ctgagtGTGAGGCCAACAGTGGCAGAGCTCATTGCTCGAAGGATCCTGCGTTTTAATGAGTATGTGGAGGTAACAGACGCCAAGGATTACGACCGACGGGCGGACAAACCCTGGACGCGGCTCACTCCTGCTGACAAG gCTGCGATCCGTAAAGAGCTGAATGAATTTAAGAGCCGGGAGATGGAGGTTCAtgaagacagcaaacagttcACCAG ATTCCATCGGCCCTGA
- the phactr2 gene encoding phosphatase and actin regulator 2 isoform X3 has translation MGQTAVSAVSQSASVDGLEKSSSLASCDVVVDSTSNTQNAPASRQQRGKLSSLGKLFKPWKWRKKKTSDRFQDLTTVLERKISTRQTREELIRKGVLIPDQDETVSSGNLNGHATSSLSSEEVKVDIESSETSLKEQATAPGSTDDKTAKSSHPKKTGCTTKANPTSTTTPRSRTSKESSAAAETNGTDTRINRKSDTPTSSSLPQKASTETPSQSGELKPSLLSSDTKPLSSKASGNETEGTQAASQPGSESKSAPNAPGEDTPEATVQSPHINTATEDTSFTNGEMGSGSQGEKQGRTEGKGEDRRKKGETEGVVENSPRTTEGQSEKPQGLSVKTEQAEVTVIPDRPRDSQTSDSDSDGPILYRDEDEEEEEDDEYSNSSLAIKIRRRDTLNIKLGNRPSKKELEEKNILPRSSETERHELRQQIGSKLVRRLSQRPTTEELEQRNILKQKNEAEEQEAKQEIKRRLSRKLSVRPTVAELIARRILRFNEYVEVTDAKDYDRRADKPWTRLTPADKAAIRKELNEFKSREMEVHEDSKQFTRFHRP, from the exons ATGGGTCAGACCGCCGTGTCCGCCGTATCTCAGTCTGCGagcg TTGATGGACTGGAGAAATCATCATCTCTGGCCAGCTGTGATGTGGTGGTGGACAGCACCAGCAATACCCAGAATGCCCCTGCATCACGGCAGCAGCGAGGCAAGCTGTCATCACTGGGGAAATTGTTCAAACCCTGgaagtggaggaagaagaagaccaGCGACAGATTCCAGGATCTTACCACAG TTCTGGAGAGAAAAATTTCCACCAGACAAACAAGGGAGGAGCTCATCAGGAAAGGAGTTCTCATCCCTGACCAAG ATGAAACAGTTAGCAGTGGAAATCTGAATGGCCATGCCACATCCAGTTTGTCATCAGAAGAGGTAAAAGTCGACATTGAGTCTTCAGAAACCTCGTTGAAGGAGCAGGCCACAGCGCCAGGCAGCACCGATGACAAAACAG CCAAATCCTCTCATCCAAAAAAAACGGGATGCACAACAAAAGCCaaccccacctccaccaccacaccTCGGTCTCGCACATCTAAAGAaagcagtgctgcagcagagactAATGGGACAGACACAAGGATCAACCGCAAATCAGACActcccacctcttcctccttaccTCAGAAAGCCTCCACAGAGACTCCTAGCCAGTCAGGGGAGTTAAAgccctctctcctgtcctcaGACACCAAGCCTCTGTCATCTAAAGCCTCGGGCAATGAGACAGAGGGTACTCAGGCTGCTTCTCAACCTGGTTCAGAGTCGAAATCAGCTCCAAATGCCCCAGGTGAGGACACTCCTGAAGCCACAGTCCAGTCTCCGCATATCAACACTGCTACAGAGGACACCTCCTTCACAAATGGAGAGATGGGCAGTGGCTCACAGGGGGAGAAACAGGGAAGGACAGAAGGAAAGGGAGAAgatagaagaaagaaaggagaaacGGAGGGTGTTGTCGAGAACAGCCCAAG GACCACAGAGGGCCAATCAGAAAAACCACAGGGCCTCAGTGTGAAAACAGAGCAGGCTGAGGTGACAGTGATCCCAGACAGGCCAAGAGACAGCCAAACCAGTGACTCTGACTCGGACGGACCAATTCTGTATCGAGacgaggatgaagaggaggaggaggacgacgaaTACTCCAACA GCTCTCTGGCCATCAAAATCCGCCGACGAGACACCCTGAACATTAAGCTGGGGAATCGACCAAGCAagaaagagctggaggagaaaaACATTCTGCCACGGAGCTCTGAGACAGAAAGACATGAGCTACGCCAGCAGATAGGCAGCAAACTAGTCAG gCGTCTGAGCCAAAGACCCACCACAGAGGAGCTGGAACAGAGAAACATCCTCAAGC AAAAGAATGAAGCTGAGGAGCAAGAAGCCAAGCAAGAGATTAAAAGAAGGCTCTCGAGAAAG ctgagtGTGAGGCCAACAGTGGCAGAGCTCATTGCTCGAAGGATCCTGCGTTTTAATGAGTATGTGGAGGTAACAGACGCCAAGGATTACGACCGACGGGCGGACAAACCCTGGACGCGGCTCACTCCTGCTGACAAG gCTGCGATCCGTAAAGAGCTGAATGAATTTAAGAGCCGGGAGATGGAGGTTCAtgaagacagcaaacagttcACCAG ATTCCATCGGCCCTGA
- the phactr2 gene encoding phosphatase and actin regulator 2 isoform X2, whose product MEHDVDGLEKSSSLASCDVVVDSTSNTQNAPASRQQRGKLSSLGKLFKPWKWRKKKTSDRFQDLTTVLERKISTRQTREELIRKGVLIPDQDETVSSGNLNGHATSSLSSEEVKVDIESSETSLKEQATAPGSTDDKTEKSDTKPVARTNQVRPRDVQAKKQSATLPTSSKSAGGSTATTRHKDGTLGAKKTAKPTVKGGSSSQAKANPRNTNTTSRAIAKSSHPKKTGCTTKANPTSTTTPRSRTSKESSAAAETNGTDTRINRKSDTPTSSSLPQKASTETPSQSGELKPSLLSSDTKPLSSKASGNETEGTQAASQPGSESKSAPNAPGEDTPEATVQSPHINTATEDTSFTNGEMGSGSQGEKQGRTEGKGEDRRKKGETEGVVENSPRTTEGQSEKPQGLSVKTEQAEVTVIPDRPRDSQTSDSDSDGPILYRDEDEEEEEDDEYSNSSLAIKIRRRDTLNIKLGNRPSKKELEEKNILPRSSETERHELRQQIGSKLVRRLSQRPTTEELEQRNILKQKNEAEEQEAKQEIKRRLSRKLSVRPTVAELIARRILRFNEYVEVTDAKDYDRRADKPWTRLTPADKAAIRKELNEFKSREMEVHEDSKQFTRFHRP is encoded by the exons TTGATGGACTGGAGAAATCATCATCTCTGGCCAGCTGTGATGTGGTGGTGGACAGCACCAGCAATACCCAGAATGCCCCTGCATCACGGCAGCAGCGAGGCAAGCTGTCATCACTGGGGAAATTGTTCAAACCCTGgaagtggaggaagaagaagaccaGCGACAGATTCCAGGATCTTACCACAG TTCTGGAGAGAAAAATTTCCACCAGACAAACAAGGGAGGAGCTCATCAGGAAAGGAGTTCTCATCCCTGACCAAG ATGAAACAGTTAGCAGTGGAAATCTGAATGGCCATGCCACATCCAGTTTGTCATCAGAAGAGGTAAAAGTCGACATTGAGTCTTCAGAAACCTCGTTGAAGGAGCAGGCCACAGCGCCAGGCAGCACCGATGACAAAACAG AGAAGAGTGATACTAAACCCGTTGCTCGGACAAACCAGGTTCGACCTCGAGATGTTCAAGCTAAAAAACAAAGTGCCACTCTCCCCACCTCTTCTAAATCTGCTGGTGGCAGCACAGCCACAACAAGGCACAAAGATGGTACTTTGGGGGCTAAAAAGACAGCTAAACCCACAGTCAAGGGTGGTTCATCCTCTCAAGCTAAAGCTAACCCACGGAACACTAACACCACTAGTCGTGCGATTG CCAAATCCTCTCATCCAAAAAAAACGGGATGCACAACAAAAGCCaaccccacctccaccaccacaccTCGGTCTCGCACATCTAAAGAaagcagtgctgcagcagagactAATGGGACAGACACAAGGATCAACCGCAAATCAGACActcccacctcttcctccttaccTCAGAAAGCCTCCACAGAGACTCCTAGCCAGTCAGGGGAGTTAAAgccctctctcctgtcctcaGACACCAAGCCTCTGTCATCTAAAGCCTCGGGCAATGAGACAGAGGGTACTCAGGCTGCTTCTCAACCTGGTTCAGAGTCGAAATCAGCTCCAAATGCCCCAGGTGAGGACACTCCTGAAGCCACAGTCCAGTCTCCGCATATCAACACTGCTACAGAGGACACCTCCTTCACAAATGGAGAGATGGGCAGTGGCTCACAGGGGGAGAAACAGGGAAGGACAGAAGGAAAGGGAGAAgatagaagaaagaaaggagaaacGGAGGGTGTTGTCGAGAACAGCCCAAG GACCACAGAGGGCCAATCAGAAAAACCACAGGGCCTCAGTGTGAAAACAGAGCAGGCTGAGGTGACAGTGATCCCAGACAGGCCAAGAGACAGCCAAACCAGTGACTCTGACTCGGACGGACCAATTCTGTATCGAGacgaggatgaagaggaggaggaggacgacgaaTACTCCAACA GCTCTCTGGCCATCAAAATCCGCCGACGAGACACCCTGAACATTAAGCTGGGGAATCGACCAAGCAagaaagagctggaggagaaaaACATTCTGCCACGGAGCTCTGAGACAGAAAGACATGAGCTACGCCAGCAGATAGGCAGCAAACTAGTCAG gCGTCTGAGCCAAAGACCCACCACAGAGGAGCTGGAACAGAGAAACATCCTCAAGC AAAAGAATGAAGCTGAGGAGCAAGAAGCCAAGCAAGAGATTAAAAGAAGGCTCTCGAGAAAG ctgagtGTGAGGCCAACAGTGGCAGAGCTCATTGCTCGAAGGATCCTGCGTTTTAATGAGTATGTGGAGGTAACAGACGCCAAGGATTACGACCGACGGGCGGACAAACCCTGGACGCGGCTCACTCCTGCTGACAAG gCTGCGATCCGTAAAGAGCTGAATGAATTTAAGAGCCGGGAGATGGAGGTTCAtgaagacagcaaacagttcACCAG ATTCCATCGGCCCTGA
- the sf3b5 gene encoding splicing factor 3B subunit 5, translating to MTDRYNIHSQLEHLQSKYIGTGHADTTKWEWLVNQHRDSYCSYMGHFDLLNYFSVAENESKARVRFNLMEKMLQPCGPPADKPEDA from the coding sequence ATGACGGACCGGTATAACATCCACAGCCAGCTGGAGCATCTTCAGTCTAAGTACATCGGCACCGGACACGCCGACACCACCAAATGGGAATGGCTGGTCAACCAGCACCGAGACTCCTACTGCTCCTACATGGGACATTTTGACCTGCTGAACTACTTCTCAGTGGCAGAGAATGAGAGCAAAGCGCGAGTCCGCTTCAACCTGATGGAGAAGATGCTTCAGCCATGTGGGCCACCAGCAGACAAACCAGAAGATGCATAA